A stretch of DNA from Paenibacillus sp. FSL W8-0186:
AGCGACTGAATGCCAAGCACATGCGGCACTTCCGGGTTATAGGGATGCTCCTCTTTCATTTTTAGCATCGCCCTTTTCAACAAGCCGATACTCTCTTCCAATTTCTTAGCATTGCTGAATGGAAAATCCACAACAACCATCGCATTGTTCAACGAATAGTTCGTCACATTAGTGATCATACCGTTCGGAATGATATGCACCTCTCCCGTCCAGCTGACAAGACGCGTGGAACGGAGTCCAATCATCTCGACCGTGCCTTTAAGACTTCCGGTTTGAATGACATCGCCTACGGCAAACTGATCCTCCAGTATAATGAAAAAACCTGTAATCACATCCTTCACCAGGCTCTGAGCGCCAAAACCGATAGCCAGCCCCAGCACCCCGGCCCCGGCAAGCAGCGGCGCAAGCTGGAAACCGACTTCACCCAGCACAAGCATCACCATAATGAAGTTGCTAGTAATCCAGGTAACATTTTTAAGAAGCTCGCCTACAGTTATGAACCTCCGAGGATTAACCTTTAAGCGGCTTTTCTCCCTCTTCTCCAGAGAACGGTCGATAATCCGATATATGACTTTTATAAATATTCGAGTAAGGATGAAAATAAGAATGATCCGCAAGGCCGAGAACATGACCATTTCCCACATATCGATGTTCGTCACCCACGCCCACAGCTTATCTTTCCAGGTTATTGCGGCTTTAATTGCATCTTCGGGGGAATCAATAGCATTATCTGTTTTCATTGTTAGAAATGTCATCTGCTCCCTCCTATAATTCGATGTTATCATAACCTGATTCCGATTGGGAGTAGATCCCCCGAATGACTACGTTCTCCTGAATCACAATCCCCTTTACGGCGGTTAATGATTCCTCAGGAAAACGAATCGATAGAGCGCAGCCTGCCGTGATTTCCTTCGGTGTCGGAAAAAGGTCGATTTCTATTTCTGCATATTCCAGCAGCATCTCAGCTCGCAATGCTTG
This window harbors:
- a CDS encoding mechanosensitive ion channel family protein, which translates into the protein MTFLTMKTDNAIDSPEDAIKAAITWKDKLWAWVTNIDMWEMVMFSALRIILIFILTRIFIKVIYRIIDRSLEKREKSRLKVNPRRFITVGELLKNVTWITSNFIMVMLVLGEVGFQLAPLLAGAGVLGLAIGFGAQSLVKDVITGFFIILEDQFAVGDVIQTGSLKGTVEMIGLRSTRLVSWTGEVHIIPNGMITNVTNYSLNNAMVVVDFPFSNAKKLEESIGLLKRAMLKMKEEHPYNPEVPHVLGIQSLSASEFVVRIAMECLPSAREEVERRIQTYVKQALEEAEADNPALTEGE
- a CDS encoding DUF3343 domain-containing protein codes for the protein MDAWLVMAFDSTQQALRAEMLLEYAEIEIDLFPTPKEITAGCALSIRFPEESLTAVKGIVIQENVVIRGIYSQSESGYDNIEL